In the Desulfobacterales bacterium genome, one interval contains:
- the coaD gene encoding pantetheine-phosphate adenylyltransferase, with product MPQGKKRIAVYPGTFDPITEGHLDIIHRALEIFDRVIVAVAIHPDKKPLFPLDERLQMIQDCFSEDEERIEVEAVYGLLVKYAHEKGAAAIVRGLRAVSDFEYEFQLALMNRRLEREVETVFLMTGFRWIFISSSIIKDAARHGGDISGLVPEHVRVMLQARFAKPA from the coding sequence ATGCCTCAAGGAAAGAAAAGAATCGCTGTCTATCCCGGGACCTTTGACCCGATCACCGAGGGTCATCTGGACATCATCCACCGCGCCCTGGAGATCTTTGACCGGGTGATCGTGGCCGTGGCCATTCATCCGGACAAGAAGCCGCTTTTCCCCCTGGACGAACGGCTGCAGATGATCCAGGACTGTTTTTCGGAAGATGAAGAACGGATTGAGGTGGAGGCCGTGTACGGGCTCCTGGTCAAATATGCACATGAAAAAGGGGCTGCCGCCATTGTCCGGGGGCTGCGGGCGGTTTCCGATTTCGAGTATGAGTTCCAGCTCGCCCTGATGAACCGGCGGTTGGAACGGGAGGTGGAGACCGTGTTTCTGATGACCGGCTTTCGCTGGATCTTCATCAGCTCAAGCATTATCAAGGACGCGGCCCGGCACGGCGGCGATATCAGCGGCCTGGTTCCAGAGCATGTCCGGGTCATGCTTCAGGCCAGATTTGCCAAGCCGGCCTGA
- the tig gene encoding trigger factor codes for MNVTVEEVNPLTRRLRIVLPVEDVAKELDTAYRKLKSEVSMKGFRRGKAPRAILEKAYGERVRAEVGEKLVQATYFDAVEQEKLDPVTHPDITGHEFTADGSFVYQADIDVRPDFELKQYKGLEIEKPEVVVDDSEVEKELERMRKEMAPLRNVDERGVRLHDLVVVDFQGFDNGQAIPQVNGDNVSVDVGSGRNGEEFENQLVGMKTGEEKTFEVSFDAGTPNPVLAGKTVEFKVLVNEIKERVLAELDDEFAKDVGKEFTTLDELKAEIRAKKLQAKEDAQQGDLADRLMLKLLESHEFAVPERLVRYEIEDHLKQTESHLERGGMSFEAVGINREEMGERYREAAEKRVRGDFILKKIAEVEEIKVADEDLNQGFERIAAQYNMTINEVKGYFKSRDDILPFMNEMLNEKILKFLLDQAKYNRVPAAEAEAEQAPEPAAAGDEA; via the coding sequence ATGAACGTTACAGTTGAAGAGGTAAATCCCTTAACCAGGCGGTTGCGGATCGTGCTGCCCGTGGAGGATGTTGCCAAGGAGCTTGACACCGCCTACCGCAAGCTGAAATCAGAGGTGTCCATGAAGGGCTTCCGGCGGGGCAAGGCGCCCCGCGCCATCCTGGAAAAGGCATATGGCGAGCGGGTCCGGGCCGAGGTGGGTGAGAAACTGGTCCAGGCCACCTATTTTGATGCGGTGGAGCAGGAAAAACTCGACCCGGTGACCCATCCCGACATCACCGGCCATGAATTTACTGCCGACGGCAGCTTTGTCTACCAGGCGGACATTGATGTCCGGCCCGATTTTGAACTGAAGCAGTACAAGGGGCTTGAGATCGAGAAGCCAGAGGTTGTGGTGGACGACAGTGAGGTGGAAAAGGAGCTGGAGCGGATGCGCAAGGAAATGGCGCCGCTCAGGAACGTTGATGAGCGGGGAGTGCGGTTGCATGATCTGGTGGTCGTTGATTTTCAGGGTTTTGACAATGGACAGGCCATTCCCCAGGTAAATGGCGACAATGTCTCGGTGGATGTCGGTTCGGGCCGCAACGGTGAGGAGTTTGAAAACCAGTTGGTCGGAATGAAGACGGGCGAGGAGAAAACCTTTGAGGTCTCCTTTGACGCCGGCACCCCCAACCCGGTGCTGGCCGGCAAGACCGTGGAGTTCAAGGTGCTGGTCAACGAAATCAAGGAGCGGGTGCTGGCCGAGTTGGACGACGAGTTTGCCAAGGATGTGGGCAAGGAGTTTACCACCCTGGATGAACTGAAGGCCGAGATTCGCGCCAAGAAGCTTCAGGCCAAGGAGGATGCCCAGCAGGGCGACCTGGCCGACCGGTTGATGCTCAAGCTGCTTGAATCCCATGAGTTCGCCGTGCCGGAGCGGCTGGTGCGTTATGAAATCGAGGACCATCTCAAGCAGACCGAGAGCCACCTGGAGCGGGGCGGGATGAGCTTTGAGGCCGTTGGGATCAACCGGGAGGAGATGGGCGAGCGCTACCGGGAAGCCGCGGAAAAGCGGGTCCGGGGCGACTTCATCCTCAAGAAGATCGCCGAGGTAGAGGAGATCAAGGTGGCTGACGAGGACCTCAACCAGGGGTTTGAACGGATCGCGGCCCAGTATAATATGACAATCAACGAGGTGAAGGGATACTTTAAGAGCAGGGATGACATCCTGCCCTTTATGAACGAGATGCTTAACGAAAAAATTCTTAAATTTCTGCTGGATCAGGCGAAGTATAATAGAGTCCCGGCCGCGGAAGCAGAAGCGGAGCAGGCCCCGGAGCCGGCAGCTGCGGGGGACGAGGCATGA
- the clpP gene encoding ATP-dependent Clp endopeptidase proteolytic subunit ClpP yields MNLIPMVVEQSPRGERSWDIYSRLLKERIIFLSQAVDDVTASLIVAQILFLEADDPDKDITFYINSPGGAVTAGMAVYDTMKYVKCDIATLCMGQAASMGSLLLAAGTKGKRYALPNSRILIHQPMGGFQGQATDIDIHAREILRMRADLNRILANHTGQNIRKIRKDTERDYFMSADEAKEYGIVDKVLVQRPDIVEEES; encoded by the coding sequence ATGAATTTGATCCCGATGGTGGTGGAGCAGAGCCCGCGCGGTGAGCGTTCGTGGGACATCTACTCCCGGCTGTTAAAGGAGCGGATTATCTTTCTGAGCCAGGCGGTGGACGATGTGACCGCCAGCCTGATCGTGGCCCAGATTCTCTTTCTCGAGGCCGACGACCCGGACAAGGATATCACCTTTTATATCAACTCGCCGGGCGGGGCGGTGACCGCGGGGATGGCCGTTTACGACACCATGAAGTATGTCAAGTGCGATATCGCCACCCTGTGCATGGGCCAGGCGGCCAGCATGGGCTCCCTGTTACTGGCCGCTGGCACCAAGGGCAAACGCTATGCACTGCCCAACTCCCGGATCCTGATCCATCAGCCCATGGGCGGGTTCCAGGGCCAGGCCACGGATATCGATATCCATGCCCGGGAGATTCTCCGGATGCGGGCGGACCTGAACCGGATCCTTGCCAACCATACCGGGCAGAACATTCGTAAGATCAGAAAAGATACTGAACGCGACTATTTCATGAGCGCCGACGAGGCAAAGGAATACGGCATCGTCGACAAGGTCCTGGTCCAGCGGCCCGATATCGTTGAGGAGGAATCATAA
- the clpX gene encoding ATP-dependent Clp protease ATP-binding subunit ClpX yields MSDKETDPEATCFCSFCGKNQDEVTKLIAGPSVYICDECIELCNEIVLEAGGAKPADNKLPATADFKPMDIKQHLDDYVVGQHRAKRILAVAVHNHYKRIDARSRGERETVELQKSNILLIGPTGSGKTLMAQTLAKILNVPFAIADATTLTEAGYVGEDVENILVSLLQDADYDVQRAMRGIIYIDEIDKIARKSDSPSITRDVSGEGVQQALLKIIEGTVASVPPKGGRKHPQQELVKIDTSDILFICGGAFVGLEREVKKRKGTKSMGFGAKVVSKPMKTLGEILAGVLPEDLLRFGLIPEMVGRLPVVATMDELEEADLIEILREPKNALTKQYQRLFELDGIRLRFTEGAMRAIAKEALKRKSGARGLRAVIEEAMLDVMFELPSDPSAKECVISEQVILNGDYPVVLYENPETKKSA; encoded by the coding sequence ATGTCTGATAAGGAAACCGACCCCGAGGCCACCTGTTTCTGCTCCTTCTGCGGCAAGAACCAGGATGAGGTGACCAAGCTGATCGCCGGCCCGTCGGTCTATATCTGTGACGAATGCATTGAACTCTGCAATGAGATCGTGCTTGAGGCCGGCGGCGCCAAGCCCGCGGACAACAAGCTCCCGGCCACCGCGGATTTCAAGCCGATGGATATCAAGCAGCATCTTGACGACTATGTGGTCGGTCAGCACCGGGCCAAGCGGATTCTTGCGGTGGCGGTGCATAACCATTACAAGCGGATCGACGCCCGGAGCCGGGGTGAGCGGGAAACAGTGGAGCTGCAGAAGAGCAATATTCTCCTGATCGGCCCGACCGGCAGCGGCAAGACCCTGATGGCCCAGACCCTGGCCAAGATATTAAACGTGCCCTTTGCCATTGCCGACGCCACCACCCTGACCGAGGCCGGTTATGTGGGCGAGGATGTGGAAAATATCCTGGTCAGCCTGCTCCAGGATGCGGATTACGATGTTCAGCGGGCAATGCGGGGCATCATCTACATTGATGAAATCGACAAGATCGCCCGCAAGTCGGACAGCCCCTCGATCACCCGTGACGTGTCCGGCGAGGGGGTGCAGCAGGCCCTGCTCAAGATCATCGAGGGCACCGTGGCCAGCGTACCTCCCAAGGGCGGCCGCAAGCATCCCCAGCAGGAGCTGGTCAAGATCGATACCAGCGATATCCTTTTTATCTGCGGCGGCGCCTTTGTCGGCCTGGAGCGCGAGGTCAAGAAGCGCAAGGGCACCAAATCCATGGGGTTCGGCGCCAAGGTGGTGAGCAAGCCCATGAAGACCCTGGGCGAGATTCTGGCCGGGGTCCTTCCCGAGGATCTGCTCCGGTTCGGGCTGATCCCCGAGATGGTGGGCCGGTTGCCGGTGGTCGCCACCATGGACGAACTGGAAGAGGCCGATCTGATCGAGATCCTGCGCGAACCCAAGAACGCGCTGACCAAACAGTACCAGCGTTTGTTCGAGCTGGACGGTATCCGGCTGCGCTTTACCGAGGGGGCCATGCGCGCCATTGCCAAAGAGGCCTTGAAGCGCAAGTCCGGGGCCAGGGGGTTGCGGGCGGTGATCGAGGAGGCGATGCTCGACGTGATGTTCGAGCTGCCCTCGGACCCCAGTGCCAAGGAGTGCGTGATCAGCGAGCAGGTGATCCTGAACGGCGATTATCCGGTGGTCCTGTATGAAAACCCCGAAACCAAGAAAAGCGCCTAA